Part of the Pseudomonas baltica genome is shown below.
CGACTTCGCCGTCAACGGCACCCCGCCGCCGGCGCAGTGGAAGATCGGGATTGCTTGAAGGTAAGGTTCAGGTCGGGAATGGCTTTGATGCTACCGACCTCTTCGCCGCCGAACGCGCCCCCTTGCTCCCATAGGTGTACGACTCCAGATCCGCCAACACTGTGGGAGCAAGGGGGGTGCGTTCGGCGGCGAAGAGGCCTGTAAGCACAACGCAACACCCCGAGTTTTTTATTCTTCACCGTCACATTTGAGCGCTAAGCTTGAGCTCATGGATGACTCAGATTACCTGCGCCTGCTGACCAACCAGGCCGAACAAGCCAATGCGTTCCTGTCCAATGCCCGCAAATGGGAGCGCGAGCGTTGGGTCTGCGAGCGCCTGCTGCAAGGGCTGAACATTCCTTACCGTACTGAAGAGTTCGTGCCCGCCGGCCAGGAGCCGCCGGACGTGCTGTTTCGCGAGGCGTGCTTCGAGGTGTTCTTCGTGCTCGACGAAGGCCGGCGCCTCAATGACGAATGGCGCGAAGAACTGCAACGCCGCCGCAGTGCCTTTTCCCTCAGCCAGCTGGTGCGCCGCGAGGCCCGGCCCAAGCGTATTCGCGCCCCGGAGTTGCTGCAGCGCCTGGGGCCGACCTTGCGCAAGAAGGCGCACAACTACCAGGAGCGCGATATTGACCTGGGCGAGCTGGACATCATCGCCTTCACCAGCCTCAAGCGCGAAGTGCTCGACCTCAACAGCCACTTCCCGCCGCCGACCGAATACCTGCGTCAGGGCTGGCGTTCGCTGTCGCTGGTGGGGCCGACCTTCGCGCGGGTGCTGTTCGCCCATCCGGATGCGCCGGATTTCTTGCGCAACAACTTAGGGCGCAGCATCGTCTTCGATGTGGGGATCAGTCTTTGAGGCATTGATTGCCGAGGATCTGCAGCAGTGGTACAAAGTTTCAAAGCCGACCCTGTGGTCAGGCAGCCCCCCCGTCGCCACAGGGTATACGCTCCCCAGCATTGAACCGTGTAACATTCGCGCAGTCACAAACGTCTACCCCCCGAGGCCCGCATGACCCGCCGCCTGAACCCCGATGATCAGCCCTGTGCCAGCAGTCGAGCCTATGCTCCTGCCCAGGGCGATCGTCGTTGTGATCCGGCCGGTCGCAGCCAAGCCTCCCCCGATCTCCCTGGCGCTGTGAGCTGCTTCGCGCTCGCCCAGGGGACTCGGCCGAATTCCGTAAACCTTATGAGATATCCCTATGACTCATCGTATCGTGATTGTCGGCGGCGGCGCCGGCGGCCTGGAACTGGCGACCCGCCTGGGTAACAGCCTGGGCAAGAAGGGCAAGGCCAGCGTCGTGCTGGTGGATGCCAACCTCACGCACATCTGGAAACCGCTGCTGCACGAAGTCGCGGCCGGCTCCTTGAACTCGTCTGAAGACGAGCTCAACTATGTCGCCCAGGCCAAGTGGAACCACTTCACCTTCCAGATGGGCCGCATGGGCGGGCTCGATCGCGCCGCCAAGCGCATTCACCTCGAAGCCACCCTCGACGAGAATGGCGACGAACTGGTGCCGGCACGCTCGCTCAACTACGACACCCTGGTCATGGCCGTTGGCAGCACCACCAACGACTTCGGCACCCTGGGCGCGGCCGAGCACTGCCTGTTCCTCGACACCCGCAAGCAAGCCGAGCGCTTTCACCAGCAGTTGCTCAACCACTACCTGCGCGCCCACGCCGGTGACGAGGATCAGATCGCCTCGATCAGCGTCGCCATCGTCGGCGCCGGTGCTACAGGGGTCGAGCTGGCCGCCGAGCTGCATAACGCCGCACAGGAGCTGGCGGCTTATGGCCTGGGGCGGATCAAGCCCGAGAACATGCACATTACCCTGATCGAGGCCAGCCCACGGGTACTGCCAGCGTTGCCGGAGCGTATCGGCGCGCCGGTGCACAAGACCCTGGAAAAACTCGGCGTGACGGTCCTGACTGGCGCGTCCGTGAGCGAGGTGACGGCCGATGGCCTGCGCACCGCCGACGGCAAGGAAAT
Proteins encoded:
- a CDS encoding DUF1780 domain-containing protein — protein: MDDSDYLRLLTNQAEQANAFLSNARKWERERWVCERLLQGLNIPYRTEEFVPAGQEPPDVLFREACFEVFFVLDEGRRLNDEWREELQRRRSAFSLSQLVRREARPKRIRAPELLQRLGPTLRKKAHNYQERDIDLGELDIIAFTSLKREVLDLNSHFPPPTEYLRQGWRSLSLVGPTFARVLFAHPDAPDFLRNNLGRSIVFDVGISL
- a CDS encoding NAD(P)/FAD-dependent oxidoreductase; translation: MTHRIVIVGGGAGGLELATRLGNSLGKKGKASVVLVDANLTHIWKPLLHEVAAGSLNSSEDELNYVAQAKWNHFTFQMGRMGGLDRAAKRIHLEATLDENGDELVPARSLNYDTLVMAVGSTTNDFGTLGAAEHCLFLDTRKQAERFHQQLLNHYLRAHAGDEDQIASISVAIVGAGATGVELAAELHNAAQELAAYGLGRIKPENMHITLIEASPRVLPALPERIGAPVHKTLEKLGVTVLTGASVSEVTADGLRTADGKEIPAALKVWAAGIRAPGFLKDIDGLETNRINQLQVLPTLQTTRDENIFAFGDCAACPQAGTDRNVPPRAQAAHQQSSMLVKSLKLRIEGGSSLPEFTYKDYGSLISLSRFSAVGNLMGNLTGSVMLEGWLARMFYVSLYRMHQMALFGIFRTAMLMLGSRIGRGTEPRLKLH